From the Mycoplasmatota bacterium genome, one window contains:
- a CDS encoding cobalamin-dependent protein (Presence of a B(12) (cobalamin)-binding domain implies dependence on cobalamin itself, in one of its several forms, or in some unusual lineages, dependence on a cobalamin-like analog.), which yields MTLKPNEKLDIRELMKNIEDYKPKRRGWVWRKHEPNLNMNGYNYSEVSTPLKNSVPLPAAKYFNQIDPQPLPVITTEIASGRFEDDIRRMRMAAWHGADHIMVIRTAGQSHFDGLIEGTPQGIGGIPVTRKQVRLQRKALDIIEEEVGRPINYHSYVSGVAGPDIAVMFAEEGVNGAHQDPQYNVLYRNINMIRSFVDAAESKKIMAWADTLQIDGAHNANATARDAWKVMPELLVQHAINSAFSTKVGMKKENIALSTVPPTAAPAPDLKINLPYAVALREFFSEFKMRAQMNTKYMESSTRDATVTHVLNLLISKLTSADIQSTITPDEGRNVPWHMYNVEACDTAKQALIGMDGLMEMVELKDEGFLRNKVRELKERAVLFLEEMIENGGYFDAVEKGFFIDSGIYPERNGDGIARKMEGGVGVNTVYKRDDDYFAPVTAHFGYNNVAQYDESAVNNPAKLIEGSTFEKPEKIIFIDELDENDNVYKRLDETEKYRLTSIVKPEVEWLADGVVVVDLVLPTDRRHAEVAALEIGKKMNLMDVEVIHREVLHQAEGTRIQLKGKVPFDIDLISLTIPEEPEELSDDEIRNYVKDHGLKVVAATVGEDEHSVGMREIIDIKHGGIEKYGVDCVYLGTSVPIEKLIDAAIETNADAILASTIISHDEIHYRNMKKIHELAIEKGIRDKVIIICGGTQVSPEIAKTQGIDAGFGRGTKGVHVASFLVNRKQELLNED from the coding sequence ATGACATTAAAACCTAATGAAAAGTTAGATATTCGTGAATTAATGAAGAATATCGAAGACTACAAACCTAAACGTCGTGGATGGGTTTGGAGAAAACATGAACCAAATTTAAATATGAATGGCTACAATTATAGTGAAGTTTCAACACCATTAAAAAATAGTGTTCCATTACCTGCAGCGAAATATTTTAATCAAATAGACCCACAACCTTTACCTGTTATAACAACAGAAATTGCTTCAGGTCGTTTTGAAGATGATATTAGAAGAATGAGAATGGCTGCTTGGCATGGTGCGGATCACATCATGGTTATAAGAACAGCTGGGCAATCTCATTTTGATGGACTAATTGAAGGGACACCTCAAGGGATAGGTGGAATTCCTGTTACTAGAAAACAAGTTAGACTTCAACGTAAAGCATTAGATATCATTGAAGAAGAGGTTGGACGTCCGATTAATTACCATTCTTATGTTTCAGGTGTAGCTGGTCCAGATATTGCGGTTATGTTTGCTGAAGAAGGAGTTAATGGTGCTCATCAAGACCCACAATATAATGTTTTATATCGTAATATAAATATGATTCGTTCCTTTGTAGATGCAGCTGAATCAAAAAAAATCATGGCATGGGCAGATACTTTACAAATTGATGGTGCACACAATGCTAATGCTACTGCACGAGATGCGTGGAAAGTAATGCCTGAGTTATTAGTTCAACATGCAATTAACTCTGCTTTTTCTACTAAAGTAGGGATGAAAAAAGAAAATATAGCATTATCAACTGTACCACCAACTGCAGCTCCTGCTCCTGATTTAAAAATTAATTTACCTTATGCAGTTGCTTTAAGAGAGTTTTTCTCAGAATTTAAAATGCGTGCTCAAATGAACACGAAATATATGGAATCTTCAACCAGAGATGCAACTGTAACGCATGTATTAAATTTATTAATATCAAAATTAACAAGTGCTGACATTCAATCAACCATAACTCCTGATGAAGGACGAAATGTCCCATGGCACATGTATAATGTTGAAGCATGTGATACTGCTAAACAAGCATTAATCGGTATGGATGGATTAATGGAAATGGTAGAATTAAAAGATGAAGGTTTCTTACGAAATAAGGTAAGAGAGTTAAAAGAACGTGCTGTTTTATTCTTAGAAGAAATGATTGAAAATGGTGGCTATTTTGATGCGGTTGAAAAAGGATTTTTTATTGATTCAGGAATTTACCCAGAACGTAATGGAGATGGTATTGCCCGTAAGATGGAAGGTGGCGTTGGTGTAAATACAGTTTATAAACGTGATGATGATTATTTTGCGCCTGTTACTGCTCACTTTGGGTATAATAATGTGGCACAATATGATGAATCAGCAGTAAATAATCCTGCTAAATTAATTGAAGGCTCTACATTTGAGAAACCTGAGAAAATTATTTTTATTGATGAATTAGATGAAAATGATAATGTTTATAAACGATTAGATGAAACTGAAAAATATCGACTTACTTCAATTGTTAAGCCAGAGGTAGAATGGTTAGCAGATGGTGTTGTTGTAGTGGATTTAGTGTTACCAACTGATAGACGACATGCTGAGGTTGCTGCGTTAGAAATTGGTAAGAAGATGAATTTGATGGATGTTGAAGTGATTCACAGAGAAGTGTTACATCAAGCAGAAGGAACTCGTATACAACTAAAAGGAAAAGTACCTTTTGATATTGACTTAATTTCATTAACTATTCCAGAAGAACCAGAAGAATTATCAGATGATGAAATTAGAAACTATGTAAAAGATCATGGTTTAAAAGTCGTTGCAGCTACTGTTGGTGAAGATGAGCATTCGGTTGGTATGAGAGAAATCATAGACATTAAACATGGTGGTATTGAAAAATATGGTGTTGATTGCGTATATTTAGGTACCTCTGTACCAATTGAAAAATTAATTGATGCAGCAATTGAAACAAATGCTGATGCAATTTTAGCATCTACAATTATTTCTCATGATGAAATTCATTATAGAAATATGAAAAAGATTCATGAATTAGCCATTGAAAAAGGAATCCGTGATAAAGTAATTATTATTTGTGGTGGAACACAAGTATCACCTGAAATTGCTAAGACACAAGGAATTGATGCAGGCTTTGGTAGGGGAACAAAGGGTGTCCATGTTGCTTCTTTCTTAGTTAATCGTAAACAGGAATTACTTAATGAAGATTGA
- a CDS encoding ornithine aminomutase subunit alpha, producing MTRKDDFEVRRKHLENLTDEELKIRFWDLAYRVIDPLITLAKENTSPAIERSVLLRMGFSSIEAKAIVDRVIDYGLIGKGAGHVVYKLAQLKKMSIREAGLNLLEGDYWDEVLNSFEVVK from the coding sequence ATGACAAGAAAAGATGATTTTGAAGTTAGAAGAAAACATTTAGAAAATTTGACTGATGAAGAATTAAAAATAAGATTTTGGGATTTAGCATATAGAGTAATAGATCCACTTATTACTCTAGCAAAAGAAAATACATCCCCAGCAATTGAACGATCTGTTCTTTTACGTATGGGATTTTCAAGTATTGAAGCAAAAGCTATCGTTGACCGTGTTATAGACTATGGATTAATTGGAAAAGGTGCTGGTCATGTTGTCTACAAACTTGCTCAATTGAAAAAAATGTCTATCCGAGAAGCTGGATTAAATTTACTTGAAGGAGATTACTGGGACGAAGTATTAAATAGCTTTGAGGTGGTGAAATAA
- a CDS encoding NADP-binding protein, translated as MRNEKVRVAIWGFGAMGSGMARMILKKTGFEIVGVCDKNQNYVGKNIFTILDMPQKDHPSVLVNDNIDEVVSEKSCDVALLATDSFTKNAFPKIKLLLNKKVNVISTAEEMAYPQAQSPELASEMDRIAKENGVTVLGTGINPGMMMDLLVVCLTGVMEDVEHIDVSRVNSLSPFGHAVMEEQGVGLSVEEFNKRLENNTMAGHVGFSESVHMIADALRWKVDQFSQQMKPIITDVDRKSPYGFAAKGDVCGVAMTGQGSVNGEVKINMDHPQQIEPQLAGVDTGDYIKIKGTPEVNMAINPEVDGGIGTIAMCVNMIPHVINAKNGLKTMIDLPVPRAIMGDVREMID; from the coding sequence ATGAGAAATGAAAAAGTGAGAGTTGCCATTTGGGGATTTGGAGCAATGGGAAGCGGAATGGCTAGAATGATTCTAAAAAAAACTGGCTTTGAAATAGTAGGGGTTTGTGATAAAAATCAAAATTATGTAGGGAAAAATATTTTTACTATTTTAGATATGCCTCAAAAAGATCATCCTAGTGTTCTAGTTAATGATAATATTGATGAAGTTGTTAGTGAAAAATCATGTGATGTTGCCTTATTAGCAACTGATTCTTTTACAAAAAATGCATTTCCTAAAATTAAATTATTATTGAATAAAAAAGTTAATGTTATTTCTACTGCTGAAGAAATGGCATATCCACAAGCACAAAGTCCTGAATTAGCTAGTGAAATGGACCGTATCGCCAAAGAAAATGGTGTTACAGTTCTTGGTACAGGAATAAATCCTGGAATGATGATGGATTTATTAGTTGTTTGTCTAACAGGTGTTATGGAAGATGTTGAACATATTGATGTTAGTCGTGTAAACAGTTTATCACCATTTGGACATGCTGTCATGGAAGAACAAGGTGTAGGATTATCAGTTGAAGAATTTAACAAGCGATTAGAAAATAACACAATGGCAGGTCATGTTGGTTTTTCTGAGAGTGTACATATGATAGCTGATGCCTTAAGATGGAAAGTAGATCAATTTTCACAACAAATGAAACCTATTATCACTGATGTAGATAGAAAATCACCTTATGGATTTGCAGCAAAAGGTGATGTTTGTGGTGTTGCGATGACAGGTCAAGGTAGTGTTAATGGTGAAGTTAAGATTAATATGGACCATCCACAACAAATTGAACCACAATTAGCTGGGGTAGATACTGGAGATTATATTAAAATTAAAGGAACACCAGAAGTCAATATGGCTATTAATCCAGAAGTAGATGGTGGAATTGGGACAATCGCTATGTGTGTTAATATGATTCCTCATGTTATTAATGCTAAAAATGGATTAAAAACAATGATAGACCTACCTGTTCCACGTGCTATTATGGGTGATGTAAGAGAAATGATTGATTAA
- the arcC gene encoding carbamate kinase: MSRIVVALGGNALGKTPFEQLNLVKHTAKSLVELIAKGNEVIITHGNGPQVGMINLAFETASLSETKSPEMPFPECGAMSQGYIGYHLQNAIYAELKNQKINKKVATIVTQVVVDKDDGAFTNPTKPIGSFYNKEEADKIEKEKGYIFKEDSGRGWRRVVPSPKPVDVVEKDIVNTLVNAGHIVITVGGGGIPVIEENGQLTGVSAVIDKDFASSKIAEILDADYLFILTAVDKVSINFNKPNQIDLDSLTVEKAKEYILENHFAKGSMLPKIEAAMSFAASKKGRVAVIASLEKVKAALDGKSGTKVTL, translated from the coding sequence ATGTCAAGAATTGTTGTCGCTCTAGGTGGTAATGCTTTAGGTAAAACACCTTTTGAACAATTAAATCTAGTGAAACATACTGCGAAATCACTTGTTGAATTAATTGCGAAAGGGAATGAAGTAATTATTACCCATGGCAATGGACCTCAAGTAGGTATGATTAATTTAGCGTTTGAAACTGCTTCATTAAGTGAAACAAAATCACCTGAAATGCCATTTCCAGAATGTGGAGCTATGAGTCAGGGATATATTGGATATCATTTACAAAATGCGATTTATGCAGAATTAAAAAATCAAAAAATAAATAAGAAAGTTGCTACAATCGTGACACAAGTTGTTGTTGATAAAGATGACGGTGCTTTTACTAATCCAACAAAGCCAATTGGGTCTTTTTATAATAAAGAAGAAGCCGATAAAATCGAAAAAGAAAAAGGTTATATTTTTAAGGAAGATTCAGGTCGTGGATGGCGACGTGTTGTTCCTAGTCCTAAACCAGTTGATGTTGTTGAAAAAGATATTGTTAATACATTAGTTAATGCAGGGCATATTGTCATTACCGTTGGTGGTGGAGGAATTCCTGTTATTGAAGAAAATGGTCAATTGACTGGCGTTTCAGCAGTTATTGATAAAGATTTCGCTAGTAGTAAAATTGCTGAAATATTAGATGCAGACTATCTATTCATATTAACAGCAGTTGATAAAGTATCGATTAATTTTAATAAACCAAATCAAATAGATTTAGATTCTTTAACCGTAGAAAAAGCAAAAGAATATATTTTGGAAAACCATTTTGCTAAAGGTAGTATGTTACCAAAAATTGAAGCTGCGATGAGTTTTGCTGCTAGTAAAAAAGGTAGGGTAGCAGTCATTGCTTCACTTGAAAAAGTTAAAGCTGCCTTAGATGGAAAAAGTGGTACAAAAGTTACCTTATAA
- a CDS encoding LytTR family transcriptional regulator DNA-binding domain-containing protein, which yields MKVKVICKKEKYSLYVEMLEKGGFTVSDEANLILKEHNFKTDSIVGKYNNRYEIIHYSDIIYVESFGHDINLHTLDKIYSIKEKLYEIEGIYQEKGFIRINKSCVVNKHQIKEIRPRFNTKLELLMNNKQKLEVTRSYYHQFKEFIGF from the coding sequence ATGAAAGTTAAAGTTATCTGTAAAAAAGAAAAATACAGTTTATATGTAGAAATGCTTGAAAAAGGCGGGTTTACTGTTAGTGATGAAGCTAATCTTATTCTTAAAGAACATAACTTTAAAACAGACTCAATTGTAGGTAAATATAATAATCGTTACGAAATCATTCATTATTCAGATATTATCTATGTTGAAAGTTTTGGGCATGACATTAATCTGCATACACTGGATAAAATATATTCTATTAAAGAAAAACTTTATGAAATTGAAGGCATTTATCAAGAAAAAGGATTCATAAGGATTAATAAATCTTGTGTGGTAAACAAACACCAGATCAAAGAAATAAGACCAAGATTTAATACAAAATTAGAACTATTAATGAATAATAAACAAAAACTTGAAGTAACTCGAAGTTACTATCATCAATTTAAAGAATTTATTGGATTTTAG
- the argF gene encoding ornithine carbamoyltransferase, with protein MPVNIRSKNFITLLDYTTKEINYLLNLAVDLKKAKYAGYEQPQLKGKNVVLLFEKDSTRTRCAFETGAYDLGMSVTYLGPTGSQMGKKESVADTARVLGRMYDGIEFRGFKQETVDDLAKYAGVPVWNGLTDLYHPTQILADFMTILEHKGRLKGIKFAYVGDTRNNMGNSLMIGAAKMGLDFRAVAPKELWPDEELVKQCREIAKDTHAKITLTEDILEGTKGVDVIYTDVWVSMGEPDEVWEKRINQLKPYQVNMDMINNADEEVIFMHCLPAFHDTKTVIGKQIYEKFGLTSMEVTDEVFESKHSVVFDEAENRLHTIKAVMLATIGA; from the coding sequence ATGCCAGTTAATATTAGAAGTAAAAATTTTATAACTTTATTAGATTACACAACTAAAGAAATTAATTATTTGTTGAATCTTGCTGTTGATTTAAAGAAAGCAAAATATGCAGGTTATGAACAACCACAATTAAAAGGAAAAAATGTTGTTTTATTATTTGAGAAAGATTCAACAAGAACTCGTTGTGCATTTGAAACGGGAGCTTATGATTTAGGAATGAGTGTTACCTATTTAGGTCCAACAGGAAGTCAAATGGGAAAAAAAGAAAGTGTTGCTGATACTGCAAGAGTATTAGGAAGAATGTATGATGGTATTGAATTCCGTGGATTCAAACAAGAAACAGTAGATGACTTAGCAAAATATGCTGGTGTACCTGTTTGGAATGGTTTGACCGATTTATATCATCCAACCCAAATCTTAGCTGATTTTATGACGATATTAGAACATAAAGGTAGATTAAAAGGCATTAAATTTGCTTATGTTGGTGATACAAGAAATAATATGGGGAATTCATTAATGATTGGTGCTGCTAAAATGGGTCTTGATTTCCGTGCAGTAGCTCCTAAAGAATTATGGCCGGATGAAGAATTAGTTAAACAATGTCGTGAGATTGCTAAAGACACGCATGCAAAAATTACCTTAACAGAAGATATTCTTGAGGGAACAAAAGGTGTAGATGTTATTTATACTGATGTATGGGTATCAATGGGTGAACCAGACGAAGTATGGGAAAAAAGAATTAATCAATTAAAACCATACCAAGTGAATATGGATATGATTAATAATGCTGATGAAGAAGTTATCTTTATGCATTGTTTACCAGCATTCCACGATACAAAAACAGTTATTGGAAAACAAATATATGAGAAATTCGGTTTAACAAGTATGGAAGTTACCGATGAAGTATTTGAATCAAAACATTCTGTAGTATTTGATGAAGCTGAAAATCGTTTGCATACGATTAAAGCAGTCATGTTAGCAACTATAGGAGCATAA
- a CDS encoding 2-amino-4-ketopentanoate thiolase, translated as MIKKGTWVQIHKIILEPKDRAPQVPDDTKKIPLEMWVKGFLVEDGNLGEIVQIKTLTNRIEEGELVQENPSFKHNFGHFVPEIIQIGQMVKDFMFGDEINE; from the coding sequence ATGATTAAAAAAGGAACTTGGGTTCAAATTCATAAGATTATTTTAGAACCAAAAGATAGAGCGCCTCAAGTACCTGATGATACTAAAAAAATACCTCTAGAAATGTGGGTAAAAGGTTTTTTAGTAGAGGATGGTAACTTGGGTGAGATTGTCCAAATTAAGACCTTAACTAATCGTATTGAAGAAGGCGAATTAGTCCAAGAAAATCCATCGTTTAAACATAATTTTGGTCATTTTGTTCCTGAAATTATTCAAATTGGACAGATGGTAAAAGATTTTATGTTTGGAGATGAGATAAATGAATAA
- a CDS encoding DUF4405 domain-containing protein, translating into MASIYFLLIIVFTIIVFAFLLYNYLYKRQINNSLHGKSNSLGFMEPIHFIFSILFIVLIIFGITTQSKINNLQNTLHNNQNKLNSISQSISNMYYDLEQKYNDLVNQNQWITDSSYKRLDFTEDKQQINVRINFTIKELNPNSQLYLLATNDQDESTWQKIELTQQGYLTFNKTIQLDLDKNYTIHLLSETPTESKQEKIFTIDNKDFYIHRVKEDARIEDGKLHFNLSIRHQGNPNFKIETVKIRILEPFNDENETVIDYTDQVTKTSDSEYQFISGVYTLDNSKEYYITFILIDGYGIKLTTDGEFIANR; encoded by the coding sequence ATGGCAAGTATTTATTTCTTATTAATAATTGTTTTTACTATTATTGTTTTTGCTTTTTTATTATATAACTATTTATATAAACGTCAAATAAATAATTCCTTACATGGAAAATCGAATTCACTTGGTTTTATGGAACCAATTCATTTTATTTTTTCTATCCTCTTTATTGTACTAATTATATTTGGTATCACTACTCAATCAAAAATTAACAACTTACAAAATACATTACATAATAATCAAAATAAATTAAATTCGATTAGTCAAAGTATAAGTAATATGTATTATGATTTAGAACAGAAATATAATGATTTAGTAAATCAAAATCAATGGATTACTGATTCATCTTATAAAAGATTAGATTTTACAGAAGATAAACAACAGATTAATGTAAGAATAAATTTTACAATTAAAGAATTAAATCCAAATTCACAACTTTATTTACTAGCTACCAATGACCAAGATGAAAGTACATGGCAAAAAATAGAACTTACTCAACAAGGATATTTAACATTTAACAAAACCATTCAACTAGATCTTGATAAAAACTACACAATTCATCTTTTATCTGAAACACCAACTGAAAGCAAACAAGAGAAAATATTTACGATAGATAATAAAGATTTTTACATCCACAGAGTTAAAGAAGACGCTAGAATAGAAGATGGTAAATTACATTTTAATCTATCAATTCGTCATCAAGGAAATCCTAACTTTAAAATTGAAACTGTAAAAATTAGAATATTAGAGCCATTTAATGATGAAAATGAAACTGTTATTGACTATACTGATCAAGTAACAAAAACAAGTGATTCTGAATATCAATTTATAAGTGGTGTATATACCTTAGATAATTCAAAAGAGTATTATATAACATTTATACTTATAGATGGCTATGGGATTAAGTTAACCACTGATGGTGAATTCATAGCAAATAGATAA
- a CDS encoding alanine/ornithine racemase family PLP-dependent enzyme, which produces MYPQIKINLDKLAHNTKTMVNICRANGITSIFGVTKVLAGDIKVLDTVISSGITHIADSRIENLKLLQHYQLPKVLLRLPMKSEVEAVVKYTDISLNSELEIIKLLDKEANKKNKIHQIILMFDLGDLREGIWFEDNYLELVKSILNLKNIQIIGIGTNLTCYGAVIPTEENLSTLVKIKNDIENQFQIKLDIISGGNSSSLHLIFKNKLPKGINNLRIGEAIFLGRETAYEENIKPCFQDVFTLKAEIIELKEKPSFPIGERGVDAFGEQVQYEDVGLMKRAILAIGKQDIYPSNIRPIDDKINFLGASSDHLLVDVTKGNYKIGESISFRVNYGGLLQLMTSPYVNKVYVKKHE; this is translated from the coding sequence GTGTACCCTCAAATTAAAATCAATCTTGATAAATTAGCACATAATACTAAAACGATGGTTAATATCTGTCGCGCTAATGGTATCACTTCAATTTTTGGGGTGACTAAAGTGTTAGCTGGTGATATAAAAGTCTTAGATACCGTAATTTCTTCTGGAATTACACATATAGCTGATTCAAGAATAGAAAATTTAAAGTTATTACAGCATTATCAATTACCAAAAGTTTTGCTAAGACTACCGATGAAAAGTGAAGTAGAAGCAGTTGTTAAATACACGGATATTTCTTTAAATTCTGAATTAGAAATCATTAAACTTTTAGATAAGGAAGCAAATAAAAAAAATAAAATTCATCAAATCATCCTAATGTTTGATTTAGGTGATTTGCGAGAAGGAATTTGGTTTGAAGATAATTATTTAGAACTTGTTAAGAGTATCTTAAACCTTAAAAACATTCAGATAATTGGAATTGGTACGAATTTAACTTGTTATGGAGCAGTAATACCTACTGAAGAAAATTTATCGACATTAGTTAAGATAAAAAATGACATTGAAAATCAATTTCAGATTAAACTTGATATTATTTCTGGGGGAAATTCTTCAAGTTTACATTTGATTTTTAAAAACAAATTACCAAAAGGAATTAATAATTTACGGATTGGTGAAGCTATTTTTTTAGGTCGGGAAACAGCTTATGAAGAAAATATTAAACCTTGTTTTCAAGATGTATTTACCTTAAAAGCTGAAATAATTGAATTAAAAGAAAAACCATCGTTTCCTATTGGGGAGAGAGGAGTCGATGCGTTTGGTGAACAAGTTCAGTATGAGGATGTTGGGTTAATGAAACGGGCTATATTAGCTATTGGTAAACAAGATATTTATCCATCTAATATAAGACCAATAGATGATAAAATTAATTTTTTAGGAGCTAGTAGTGATCATCTACTCGTTGATGTTACTAAAGGAAATTATAAAATAGGGGAGAGCATTTCCTTTAGAGTGAATTATGGTGGACTACTTCAACTCATGACTTCTCCATACGTAAATAAAGTATATGTAAAAAAGCATGAATAA
- a CDS encoding PLP-dependent lyase/thiolase — protein sequence MNKDMSYASIMSRRNEIMKKSVGIDYEVYENKGIGFDYEKMMQNATPYSLDEIKQIQYNNGVGNTPLKELKNISAMARKLAPKGKGARIFIKDEALNDSGSFKARRAAISCYHAKKCGYKGVMAATSGNYGAAVASQAAKYGLKCIIVQECFDSRGVGQPEIIEKARKCEALGAEVIQLSVGPELFYSSLKLLEETGCFNASLYTPFGIAGIETLGYELVKQCEAQVGKVPDVVVCTNAGGGNLTGTARGILKATDQSVQIVGASVNLKGLHMASDYQFNRKSFTTGHTGFGIPFATYPDRSDVPRSAARPLRYIDRYVTVNQGEVFYMTETLSILEGIERGPAGNTSLVAAFSIAQELDEDQIIVVQETEYTGAGKHHGAQLSFARDNGVKIEFGNPVNEVPGENIILPETPSLIKAIDLDLLKVKKSCVKNHIKNNSNVTLSEEDVLFLMEETNESKVFVLDTLKELGIKID from the coding sequence ATGAATAAAGATATGTCATATGCTAGTATTATGTCTCGTCGTAATGAAATTATGAAAAAGTCAGTGGGAATAGACTATGAGGTTTATGAGAATAAGGGAATCGGATTTGATTATGAAAAGATGATGCAAAATGCAACACCCTATTCATTAGATGAGATTAAACAAATTCAATATAATAATGGGGTAGGAAACACTCCTTTGAAAGAATTGAAAAATATTTCAGCAATGGCTAGAAAATTAGCGCCAAAAGGAAAGGGTGCTAGGATATTCATTAAAGATGAAGCTTTAAATGATTCAGGTAGTTTTAAGGCAAGACGTGCAGCAATCAGTTGTTATCATGCTAAAAAATGTGGTTATAAAGGGGTTATGGCTGCTACATCAGGAAATTATGGTGCCGCTGTTGCTTCTCAAGCTGCTAAGTATGGATTAAAATGTATTATTGTACAAGAATGTTTTGATTCTAGAGGAGTTGGACAACCTGAAATAATTGAAAAAGCAAGAAAATGTGAAGCATTGGGAGCTGAAGTTATACAACTAAGTGTCGGACCAGAATTATTTTATTCATCCTTAAAATTATTAGAAGAAACAGGTTGTTTTAATGCATCATTATATACACCATTTGGAATTGCTGGAATTGAAACGTTAGGATATGAACTTGTGAAACAGTGTGAAGCTCAAGTTGGTAAGGTACCTGATGTTGTTGTTTGTACGAATGCTGGTGGTGGAAACTTAACAGGTACGGCTCGTGGTATATTAAAAGCAACTGATCAATCCGTTCAAATTGTTGGAGCAAGTGTTAATTTAAAAGGATTACATATGGCAAGTGATTATCAGTTTAATCGTAAATCTTTTACGACTGGTCATACTGGATTTGGTATTCCATTTGCGACTTATCCAGATCGTTCAGATGTACCAAGGTCAGCTGCTCGCCCACTTCGATATATAGACCGTTATGTTACCGTTAATCAAGGTGAAGTATTTTATATGACTGAGACATTATCCATATTAGAAGGAATTGAGAGGGGTCCTGCTGGTAATACATCTTTAGTAGCAGCATTTAGTATTGCACAAGAATTAGATGAAGACCAAATCATTGTTGTTCAAGAAACAGAATATACAGGAGCTGGTAAACATCATGGTGCTCAACTTTCATTTGCAAGAGATAATGGTGTGAAGATAGAATTTGGAAATCCAGTGAATGAAGTACCTGGTGAAAATATTATTCTACCTGAAACTCCAAGTCTTATTAAAGCAATAGATCTAGATTTATTAAAAGTTAAAAAATCTTGTGTTAAAAATCATATTAAAAACAATTCAAATGTTACTTTATCTGAGGAGGATGTATTATTTTTAATGGAAGAAACGAATGAAAGTAAAGTTTTCGTGTTAGATACATTAAAAGAGTTAGGAATAAAAATTGACTGA